Proteins encoded together in one Deinococcus hopiensis KR-140 window:
- a CDS encoding metal-binding protein: MPSGRVHNLINIAAYSVLAAGVLVATRQSLVAVAPAQALNFTLGFFAGTFLLSPDLDLADGQVDSKRRWGPLGVLWVPYGRMFSHRGLSHTWLLGPLTRLVYLGLIVGFAAGLLRFAWPQMPLPALTLPQPLGLKVFAPLLLGYYVSQWLHLMADGVRPDHGMRHGMKKVRQVRKRL; this comes from the coding sequence GTGCCCAGTGGACGCGTTCACAACCTCATCAACATCGCCGCCTACAGCGTCCTCGCCGCCGGGGTCCTCGTCGCCACCCGGCAAAGCCTCGTGGCAGTCGCGCCTGCCCAGGCCCTGAACTTCACCCTGGGCTTTTTTGCCGGCACCTTCTTGCTCTCGCCGGACCTGGACCTCGCCGACGGGCAGGTGGACAGCAAGCGGCGCTGGGGGCCACTGGGCGTCCTGTGGGTGCCTTACGGCCGGATGTTCAGTCACCGGGGCCTCTCGCACACCTGGTTGCTGGGGCCGCTGACCCGGCTGGTCTACCTCGGCCTGATCGTGGGCTTTGCCGCGGGGCTGCTGCGCTTCGCCTGGCCGCAGATGCCGCTGCCCGCCCTCACGCTGCCGCAACCCCTTGGCCTCAAGGTGTTCGCGCCCCTGCTGCTGGGGTATTACGTCAGCCAGTGGCTGCACCTGATGGCCGACGGCGTGCGCCCGGACCACGGGATGCGCCACGGCATGAAAAAGGTGCGTCAAGTGAGGAAAAGGCTCTGA
- a CDS encoding S8 family serine peptidase, which yields MKLPLALLTAALLVTACTPSMPASPTADGPDVNLGTALTGGGTQVSGVSWRVDTGSLPAWLKVTPTSGTGPITLTFTADRAQGTPTTADQAKLSAAVRVNWTQGGASGTSTWNVTADQYVLRGRVVDAATVQGSDVGKGTGVNARAPQDARGVIVKYRSAAAQATALGRLGVSSAGDAALSSTRSALARLGLTTNAGEDLGGRRVALDVTDVEAALEVLRGDPNVEYAVPNAVLGAQELGSQALAAPVVPPDQYAGLQWGFKLLGYGAVWRDMASGAYNKPVTVAVIDTGVRFDHPDLQGQLYGPGEGALDVLTNTANGDDDGADTDPTDPSTPNRTTGGSHGTHVAGIIAARWGTNAAFPGCDACSKSGVVGASYRAPVKVLPVRVIDASGNAEVADVVNALRYASGISVTLEGKTFTNPHPAQVINLSLGGAISVAEARPMCEAVAEVSARDTLVVVAAGNGYSSEPYYPAACEGAVAVGAVTLSGASAPEHARYSNSYPQVMLSAPGGSDAGTTYNGGTLNDKPYPDQIFSTEWDYTKNQPIYDSHVGTSQAAPQVSALAALLLSKGVTQGRGDTLARMTATATDLGARGRDEDFGFGMIDPAAALGAPAVSDTLGLRLQSDRGDAFQPALDNLGRFSAYLPDATFTVTAGRDRNANGIYGEAGEAGAERQATLGPAQPQVELGDLTPAP from the coding sequence ATGAAACTCCCGCTTGCCCTGTTGACTGCGGCGCTGCTCGTCACGGCCTGCACGCCGTCCATGCCCGCCTCGCCCACCGCCGACGGCCCGGACGTCAACCTGGGCACGGCCCTCACCGGCGGTGGCACGCAGGTGTCGGGCGTGAGCTGGCGGGTGGATACGGGCAGCCTGCCCGCCTGGCTGAAGGTCACCCCGACAAGCGGGACCGGCCCCATCACGCTGACCTTTACCGCCGACCGCGCGCAGGGCACGCCCACCACCGCCGATCAGGCCAAACTCAGCGCCGCCGTGCGGGTGAACTGGACCCAGGGCGGGGCGAGCGGCACGAGCACCTGGAACGTCACCGCCGACCAGTACGTGCTGCGCGGCCGCGTCGTGGACGCCGCCACGGTCCAGGGCAGCGACGTGGGGAAGGGCACCGGCGTGAATGCGCGGGCTCCGCAAGACGCGCGGGGCGTGATCGTCAAGTACCGCTCGGCAGCGGCGCAGGCCACCGCGCTGGGACGGCTGGGGGTGAGCAGCGCGGGCGACGCGGCCCTCTCCTCCACCCGTTCGGCCCTCGCCCGGCTGGGGCTGACCACCAACGCGGGGGAGGATCTCGGGGGCCGCCGCGTGGCGCTGGACGTGACGGACGTGGAGGCCGCCCTGGAGGTGCTGCGCGGTGATCCCAACGTGGAATACGCCGTCCCAAATGCGGTGCTGGGCGCGCAAGAACTGGGCAGCCAGGCGCTGGCCGCGCCCGTGGTTCCCCCGGACCAGTACGCGGGGCTGCAGTGGGGCTTCAAGTTGCTGGGCTACGGCGCGGTGTGGCGGGACATGGCGTCGGGCGCATACAACAAGCCGGTGACGGTGGCCGTGATCGACACGGGCGTGCGCTTCGATCATCCGGACCTGCAGGGCCAGCTGTACGGACCGGGCGAGGGCGCGCTGGACGTGCTCACGAACACGGCCAACGGCGATGACGACGGGGCCGACACCGATCCCACCGATCCCAGCACGCCGAACCGGACGACGGGCGGCAGCCACGGCACCCACGTGGCGGGCATCATCGCCGCGCGCTGGGGCACCAACGCGGCGTTTCCAGGCTGCGACGCGTGCAGCAAGAGCGGCGTGGTGGGCGCGTCCTATAGGGCCCCGGTCAAGGTGCTGCCTGTGCGCGTGATCGACGCTTCCGGCAACGCCGAGGTGGCCGATGTGGTGAACGCGCTGCGCTACGCCTCGGGCATAAGCGTCACGCTGGAGGGCAAGACCTTCACCAACCCGCACCCGGCGCAGGTCATCAACCTCAGCCTGGGCGGAGCAATCAGCGTGGCCGAAGCGAGGCCCATGTGCGAGGCCGTGGCGGAGGTCAGTGCCCGGGACACGCTGGTGGTGGTGGCGGCGGGCAACGGCTACAGCAGCGAGCCTTATTACCCCGCCGCCTGTGAGGGCGCGGTGGCGGTGGGCGCGGTGACCCTCTCGGGCGCGAGCGCACCGGAACACGCCCGCTACAGCAACAGCTACCCGCAGGTGATGCTCTCGGCCCCGGGCGGCAGCGACGCGGGAACGACGTACAATGGCGGCACCCTCAACGACAAGCCCTACCCCGATCAGATCTTTTCCACCGAGTGGGACTACACCAAGAACCAGCCCATCTACGACAGCCACGTGGGCACGAGTCAGGCCGCGCCGCAGGTCAGCGCCCTGGCCGCGCTGCTGCTGAGCAAGGGGGTCACGCAGGGGCGCGGCGACACGCTGGCCCGCATGACCGCCACCGCCACGGACCTCGGGGCGAGGGGACGCGACGAGGACTTCGGCTTCGGCATGATCGATCCGGCGGCGGCGCTGGGCGCTCCGGCCGTCAGCGATACGCTGGGACTGCGGCTGCAGAGTGACCGCGGCGACGCCTTCCAGCCCGCCCTGGACAACCTCGGGCGCTTCAGCGCCTACCTGCCCGACGCGACGTTTACCGTGACCGCTGGGCGGGACCGCAACGCCAACGGCATCTACGGGGAGGCGGGCGAGGCGGGCGCCGAGCGTCAGGCCACGCTGGGACCGGCCCAGCCGCAGGTGGAGTTGGGCGACTTGACGCCGGCGCCCTGA
- a CDS encoding class I SAM-dependent methyltransferase, which translates to MNYDDFAELYDRQYDVYRDDLHFYAGVAERVGGRVLEIGAGTGRVTAFLARRGVSVLGLEPSARMIERGQERARAEGLRLDFVQGEAGTFRLEERFALVIAPFNALMHLYTPGEQLEALQNVRQHLQPSGAFVFDLYVPRLGAMNTLRHEGETFYHPDGARTDVFLIQRHDAPHQMLTTEYFVDTTAPGGAVTRRPYTLTQRYYTRYEVEWLLRCAGFGPPRVTGSFQGGPVTEASEVMVFQTRVE; encoded by the coding sequence GTGAACTACGACGACTTCGCAGAGCTTTATGATCGCCAGTACGACGTGTACCGCGATGACCTGCACTTCTACGCGGGGGTGGCCGAGCGGGTGGGCGGGCGGGTGCTTGAAATTGGCGCAGGCACAGGCCGCGTGACCGCCTTTCTCGCGCGGCGGGGCGTCTCGGTGCTGGGGCTGGAGCCGAGTGCGCGCATGATCGAACGCGGGCAGGAACGGGCGCGGGCAGAGGGCCTGCGGCTCGACTTCGTGCAGGGCGAGGCGGGGACCTTCCGGCTGGAGGAACGCTTTGCCCTCGTCATCGCACCCTTCAATGCCCTGATGCACCTGTACACGCCTGGGGAGCAGTTGGAAGCGCTGCAAAACGTCCGCCAGCATCTCCAACCCAGCGGCGCGTTCGTCTTTGACCTGTATGTGCCCCGTCTGGGCGCGATGAACACGCTGCGGCACGAGGGGGAGACCTTTTACCACCCCGATGGGGCCAGGACCGACGTGTTCCTGATTCAGCGCCACGACGCGCCCCACCAGATGTTGACCACCGAATACTTCGTGGACACCACGGCCCCCGGCGGCGCAGTCACCCGGCGGCCCTATACCCTGACCCAGCGCTACTACACCCGTTATGAGGTCGAGTGGTTGCTGCGCTGCGCAGGCTTCGGACCGCCGCGCGTGACGGGGAGCTTTCAGGGCGGCCCCGTGACCGAGGCGAGCGAGGTGATGGTCTTCCAGACGCGGGTGGAGTGA